In Oceanobacillus sp. FSL K6-2867, one DNA window encodes the following:
- a CDS encoding YheC/YheD family protein, translating to MQICFMRNRRKPSKYARLLSKAAKYYGIDLIYCHPTDINTDKEIIHGKILRNNKWVPKNVSIPPFIDLSSYCYKYKKEIKFLKERSLLSSYGRFGSKEKVYTMLERDGEFKHLLIPSQSVHHFEAFYSFLNEHKEIIAKPKNGQKGEGIFLISMEKDGYLITYENQEKLVSLPELKVFFENRMNSKRYLFQKYIESKSKTGDPFDCRIRLEKNGIGEWSVPIYLIRVGTNQKVVSNVAQGGSVSSLTPFLKANYEDNWKEIRDSIKQVGKTLPYKIEYLSKQATSMGIDLGIDKHGELYLFEVNSAPGVEFGTGEIASIKADYYHYILNEISSKPIQQVKEIQYS from the coding sequence TTGCAAATTTGTTTTATGCGCAATCGCAGAAAACCGTCAAAATACGCAAGACTACTATCAAAAGCTGCTAAATATTATGGTATTGACTTAATTTATTGTCATCCAACAGATATCAATACAGATAAAGAAATTATTCATGGTAAAATTCTCAGGAATAACAAGTGGGTGCCTAAGAATGTTTCAATCCCTCCATTTATTGATTTGAGCAGCTATTGTTATAAATATAAAAAAGAAATCAAGTTTTTAAAGGAAAGAAGCTTGCTATCAAGCTACGGCAGATTTGGTTCAAAGGAAAAAGTATATACTATGCTCGAAAGAGATGGGGAATTCAAACATTTACTCATCCCTTCTCAGTCTGTTCATCATTTCGAAGCATTTTATAGTTTCTTAAATGAACACAAAGAAATTATCGCAAAACCTAAAAATGGGCAAAAGGGTGAGGGGATATTTCTTATCTCTATGGAAAAAGACGGCTATCTAATAACCTACGAGAATCAGGAAAAGCTTGTATCCTTACCAGAATTAAAGGTATTCTTTGAGAATAGAATGAATTCAAAACGATATCTGTTTCAAAAATATATCGAATCGAAATCAAAAACTGGCGATCCTTTTGATTGCCGAATTCGACTCGAAAAGAATGGAATTGGCGAGTGGAGTGTTCCTATTTACCTCATTAGAGTCGGAACAAATCAAAAGGTTGTTTCGAATGTTGCGCAAGGTGGCAGTGTCAGTTCGTTAACACCTTTCTTAAAAGCAAACTATGAAGATAACTGGAAAGAAATTCGAGATTCCATCAAACAGGTAGGAAAGACACTGCCATATAAAATTGAGTATTTATCAAAACAGGCTACCTCGATGGGAATTGACCTTGGTATTGATAAACATGGAGAGCTTTACTTGTTTGAAGTAAACTCTGCTCCTGGAGTAGAGTTTGGTACAGGAGAAATTGCAAGTATAAAAGCTGATTATTACCATTACATTTTAAATGAAATCTCCAGTAAACCTATTCAACAGGTTAAGGAGATACAGTATTCTTAA
- a CDS encoding DUF2187 family protein, whose amino-acid sequence MAEENKTEKPAAKKINEGDKIQIVKGEQKGKTGEVLMVRENSVIVKIGDHKGTGEPIKTVVNHKNYKRMK is encoded by the coding sequence ATGGCGGAAGAAAATAAAACAGAAAAGCCAGCAGCGAAGAAAATTAATGAAGGGGATAAAATCCAAATTGTGAAAGGGGAACAAAAAGGGAAAACAGGTGAAGTTTTAATGGTTCGTGAAAACTCTGTAATTGTTAAAATTGGTGATCACAAGGGTACCGGGGAACCAATTAAAACAGTTGTGAATCATAAAAACTATAAACGAATGAAATAA
- a CDS encoding LysR family transcriptional regulator, with product MASKLDLYKVFCKVGKMNSFSKAAESLYMTQPAVSQAIMQLERDLDTRLFKRTPKGVTLTHEGELLFEYANSAINLIDVGEEKILEFKNLTTGELKIGVGDTISQHFLLPYLEDFHHKYPKIKFNIVNGTTLELCSALKSGEVDIILCNFPLDDSTLEQIPCMDTHDIFVCGEKFKYILSKPLSYEELVKLPLIFLETKSNSRRYVENYLKSKGITIAPEMELGSYNLLLEFAKINLGIACVTREFSQSYLNDGLLYEVNLEEEIPNRSIGICFLKSVPLSPASTRFVKIIQNKSIGKRPLLSL from the coding sequence ATGGCGAGCAAATTAGATTTATACAAGGTATTTTGCAAGGTCGGAAAAATGAATAGTTTTTCAAAAGCTGCAGAAAGTCTTTATATGACGCAGCCAGCAGTTAGTCAGGCTATCATGCAATTAGAAAGGGATTTGGATACCCGGCTTTTCAAACGAACACCCAAAGGCGTAACGTTGACACATGAGGGCGAGCTCTTATTCGAATATGCAAATTCCGCAATTAATTTAATTGATGTTGGGGAAGAAAAAATATTAGAATTTAAAAATTTAACGACTGGAGAGCTGAAGATAGGAGTGGGAGATACGATTTCCCAGCATTTCTTGCTTCCATATTTAGAAGACTTTCATCATAAGTATCCTAAAATTAAATTTAATATTGTTAATGGAACGACCTTAGAGCTTTGTTCAGCATTAAAGTCAGGAGAAGTAGACATTATCCTATGTAATTTCCCGCTGGATGATTCTACATTAGAACAAATCCCTTGCATGGATACCCATGATATCTTTGTCTGTGGGGAAAAATTCAAATATATTTTATCCAAGCCATTGAGCTACGAAGAATTAGTAAAACTACCTTTAATATTTCTGGAAACCAAGTCCAATTCGAGAAGATATGTAGAAAATTACTTGAAATCAAAAGGAATTACAATCGCTCCGGAAATGGAATTAGGATCCTATAATTTACTATTGGAATTTGCCAAAATAAACTTGGGAATTGCCTGTGTGACAAGAGAGTTTTCCCAAAGTTATTTGAATGACGGCTTATTGTATGAAGTAAATTTAGAAGAAGAGATACCAAATAGAAGTATCGGAATCTGTTTCTTAAAAAGTGTTCCTCTATCCCCTGCTTCTACAAGATTTGTAAAAATCATCCAAAATAAATCAATTGGCAAGAGACCGCTTTTATCCCTATAA
- a CDS encoding SDR family NAD(P)-dependent oxidoreductase has protein sequence MTFPVLEGKVALVTGAAMGMGLATAKLFADAKAKVVIADFNEEKGKAAVSEIEANGGTAYFVKVDISKSDQVLSMVAQTVEKYGRLDVAVNNAALTPDNAPAAEFDEAYWDKLISIDLTGTALCMKYELQQMIKQGNGGSIVNISSVSGFRPQPNNIAYVAAKHGVVGMTKVAALENGDKNIRVNSVAPGAIDTPMLRGALEETGQTEAEFAPQLSLLNRFGQPEEIAQASLWLASDQSSYVTGTVIHADAGYTSR, from the coding sequence AACAGGGGCAGCAATGGGAATGGGGCTTGCCACAGCAAAGCTTTTTGCAGATGCAAAAGCAAAAGTAGTGATTGCAGATTTTAATGAAGAAAAAGGAAAAGCTGCAGTTTCAGAAATCGAAGCGAATGGCGGGACTGCATACTTTGTAAAAGTTGATATTTCAAAATCAGATCAAGTACTGAGCATGGTTGCGCAAACAGTAGAGAAGTATGGACGTCTTGACGTTGCTGTTAATAATGCTGCACTAACACCAGATAATGCACCTGCTGCAGAATTTGATGAAGCATATTGGGATAAATTAATTTCTATCGATCTTACTGGAACAGCATTATGTATGAAATATGAATTACAACAAATGATTAAGCAAGGGAACGGCGGGAGCATCGTCAATATATCTTCTGTAAGTGGATTCCGTCCGCAGCCAAATAATATTGCTTACGTTGCTGCAAAACATGGTGTCGTTGGCATGACCAAGGTTGCTGCACTTGAAAATGGTGATAAAAATATTCGTGTTAACTCTGTAGCGCCAGGAGCAATTGATACGCCTATGCTAAGAGGTGCATTAGAGGAAACAGGTCAAACTGAAGCAGAATTTGCACCACAGCTTAGTCTGTTAAATAGATTCGGTCAGCCGGAAGAAATTGCACAAGCAAGCCTATGGTTAGCTTCTGATCAGTCGTCTTATGTGACTGGAACCGTTATTCATGCAGATGCTGGCTACACAAGCCGCTAA